A genomic window from Solanum dulcamara chromosome 11, daSolDulc1.2, whole genome shotgun sequence includes:
- the LOC129874711 gene encoding uncharacterized protein LOC129874711, which translates to MTIFLIVLAATFTALIASTAALVSPVESQIPPSSGQQNQNSLIYELQEAKIKIARLESILDESMPKLNAKIRYIRETEKKIEDISIEIDNLTTALSKLQHDSSRISALEEEVQLLWDAARKNNFEIHKLEFKAQDAEKRLEVLTSQVGKMAEVISEKWIQIQRLEQAVPMAEMRTQKVKRQLTFSKCPFVKFIKNLFGHHLETLKGILHPYGSISAADPSSYWAQALHHLRGAFSSAKQYHYKLQRFVKQEIERNEFPAALANKEVVFLVASALIVFPILSAFMFLFSHLS; encoded by the exons atgacaatCTTCTTAATTGTGCTTGCCGCCACATTTACTGCTCTCATAGCTTCGACGGCGGCGCTGGTATCTCCGGTCGAATCTCAGATTCCGCCGTCGTCTGGTCAGCAGAATCAGAATTCGCTGATCTACGAATTGCAAGAAGCGAAGATCAAAATTGCTCGATTAG AATCCATCCTTGATGAAAGCATGCCAAAATTAAATGCTAAAATCCGATACATCAGAGAAACGGAGAAGAAAATCGAGGACATTAGTATAGAAATTGACAATCTTACAACCGCTTTGTCGAAATTGCAG CATGACTCATCAAGGATTAGTGCTCTAGAAGAAGAG GTACAACTGCTTTGGGATGCGGCAAGAAAAAAcaactttgaaattcataaattgGAGTTCAAAGCGCAAGATGCGGAGAAAAGATTAGAAGTTCTTACCTCTCAAGTCGGAAAG ATGGCTGAAGTTATATCTGAAAAATGGATTCAGATACAACGACTTGAACAAGCTGTTCCAATGGCAGAG ATGAGAACACAGAAGGTCAAAAGGCAACTAACGTTCAGTAAATGTCCATTTGTCAAG TTCATCAAAAACCTTTTCGGCCACCACCTTGAAACGTTGAAAGGAATTCTGCATCCATATGGATCAATCAGTGCCGCTGATCCTAGTTCCTACTGGGCTCAAGCGTTGCATCACTTGCGGGGGGCTTTTTCATCTGCAAAACAATACCATTACAAG TTGCAGAGGTTTGTAAAGCAGGAAATAGAAAGGAACGAATTCCCTGCAGCTTTAGCAAATAAAGAAGTGGTGTTCTTAGTG GCCTCAGCTCTGATCGTGTTTCCAATTTTAAGTGCATTCATGTTTCTCTTCTCACACTTAAGCTAG
- the LOC129873424 gene encoding uncharacterized protein LOC129873424, producing the protein MEDTIWNQRIQALTHIILNPTTKPSFESQIFISNQIPCYLNWDYPPILCTKSTFPSVYLKWAFSVYLKRVSRFVAPETSWRSKCPYQQPPPLILAKGVEEAQWGDEERRQYVRKRFKRRHFGSDVNPFIPFIVPNILLFSLLYCNPFPIEGVDS; encoded by the coding sequence atggaAGACACAATATGGAATCAAAGAATCCAAGCATTAACACACATCATACTTAATCCCACAACTAAACCATCTTTTGAATCCCAAATCTTCATTTCTAACCAAATCCCCTGTTACCTCAATTGGGACTATCCCCCAATTCTTTGCACCAAAAGCACTTTCCCTTCTGTGTATCTGAAATGGGCTTTCTCAGTTTACCTCAAAAGGGTTTCAAGATTTGTTGCACCTGAAACTTCTTGGAGGTCCAAATGCCCATATCAACAACCCCCTCCATTGATACTGGCAAAGGGAGTGGAGGAAGCTCAGTGGGGAGATGAAGAGAGGAGACAGTATGTAAGGAAAAGGTTTAAAAGGAGACACTTTGGGAGTGATGTGAATCCTTTCATTCCATTTATTGTGCCTAATATCTTGTTGTTCTCTCTTCTGTATTGCAACCCTTTTCCAATTGAGGGGGTAGATTCTTGA